A single genomic interval of Penaeus chinensis breed Huanghai No. 1 chromosome 23, ASM1920278v2, whole genome shotgun sequence harbors:
- the LOC125037638 gene encoding MFS-type transporter SLC18B1-like: MLGKYSRRQWLTLIVFAIADFCSAVCVSLQAPFYPMMAESKGASPTQYGFVFGIFELTVFIVCPIYGTYLNKIGPKFMFNAGIFTTATTCIMFGFLDRVNDTTAFIGLSFIIRIVEAMGNSGFLTASFSIIAKEFPENVGATFASLETCFGLGLIVGPTMGGALFELGGYTLPFVTLGGMLLAAASLTFCILPDHYSETKGENEAQGSLLSLVRIPSIALVGYAIVATSASIGFIQATLEPHLRPLDLTPFQLGLMFVLNGATYSLFAPLWGWLCDKYVSPKAVVILGGLVTTAAFVVLGPAPFLPIPKTLPLCIFALVLHGTGFGAELVATFTSAHKDAVANGFPDDISTYGLVAGLWTSTFALGAFIGPSVAGVLFDWCGFAWATVFVVVLHLVVALSFTVHMAASRPSAPSIFAKTHESLAQHDAEKTLLIVGRPGDESGFSSSGSSSFEVSVSSEIHP, from the coding sequence ATGTTGGGCAAGTACTCACGCAGGCAATGGCTCACTCTGATCGTGTTCGCCATCGCCGACTTCTGCAGCGCGGTGTGCGTGTCCCTGCAGGCGCCCTTCTACCCCATGATGGCCGAGTCTAAGGGCGCCTCGCCCACCCAGTACGGCTTCGTGTTCGGCATCTTCGAGCTGACGGTGTTCATCGTGTGTCCCATCTACGGCACGTACCTGAACAAGATCGGGCCGAAGTTCATGTTCAACGCCGGCATCTTCACCACGGCCACCACCTGCATCATGTTCGGGTTCCTGGACCGCGTGAACGACACCACGGCCTTCATCGGCCTCTCGTTCATCATCAGGATCGTGGAGGCCATGGGCAACTCGGGCTTCCTGACGGCGTCCTTCAGCATCATCGCCAAGGAGTTCCCCGAAAACGTGGGCGCGACCTTCGCGTCCCTCGAGACCTGCTTCGGGCTCGGACTGATCGTAGGACCCACGATGGGCGGCGCCCTCTTCGAGCTGGGAGGCTACACGTTGCCCTTCGTGACCCTGGGCGGCATGCTGCTGGCCGCCGCTTCTCTAACCTTCTGCATCCTGCCTGACCACTACTCGGAAACCAAAGGCGAGAACGAGGCCCAGGGCAGTTTGCTCAGCCTCGTCAGAATACCCTCCATCGCCCTCGTCGGCTATGCCATCGTGGCCACCTCCGCCAGTATCGGCTTCATCCAGGCCACGCTGGAGCCCCACCTTCGGCCGCTGGACCTTACGCCTTTCCAGCTGGGCCTCATGTTCGTGCTCAACGGAGCCACCTACAGCCTCTTCGCGCCCCTGTGGGGTTGGCTGTGCGACAAGTACGTCAGTCCCAAGGCGGTGGTGATCTTGGGAGGTCTTGTGACGACGGCCGCCTTCGTGGTCCTGGGCCCGGCGCCCTTCCTGCCCATCCCGAAAACGCTGCCGCTCTGCATCTTCGCCCTGGTGCTCCACGGCACCGGCTTCGGCGCCGAGCTCGTGGCCACCTTCACCAGCGCCCACAAAGACGCCGTGGCCAACGGCTTCCCCGACGACATTAGCACTTACGGCCTCGTCGCGGGGCTGTGGACGTCTACTTTCGCGCTGGGGGCCTTCATCGGCCCCTCAGTCGCGGGTGTCCTCTTCGATTGGTGCGGCTTCGCGTGGGCCACCGTGTTCGTGGTCGTGCTCCACCTGGTCGTGGCTCTGTCGTTCACCGTCCACATGGCTGCCAGCCGGCCATCAGCGCCGTCCATCTTCGCCAAGACCCACGAGAGCCTGGCGCAACACGACGCCGAGAAGACCCTCCTCATCGTCGGCCGCCCCGGCGACGAGAGCGGATTCAGCAGTTCCGGCAGCTCGTCCTTCGAGGTGTCCGTGTCCTCAGAAATCCATCCGTGA